One Deinococcus detaillensis DNA segment encodes these proteins:
- a CDS encoding GNAT family N-acetyltransferase — MPDPRVPELRLRPLPPDVGSFLEQLYATNREAEFSQVQWPDAQKRVFLQQQFQLQDRAYRAQFPGTAFELIVLDGRWVGRLSVWEGAKEIHLLEIALLPEAQRRGIGTQIMELLLHRAAVQHKPVTLHVQVSNPALAWYQRLGFVQQTGDGVYWSMRWGAKVRLKTLSLEDD, encoded by the coding sequence ATGCCTGATCCTCGTGTCCCTGAACTGCGCCTGCGCCCGCTTCCACCGGACGTTGGCTCTTTTTTGGAGCAGTTGTACGCCACCAACCGTGAAGCTGAATTCAGCCAGGTGCAGTGGCCCGACGCCCAGAAGCGGGTCTTCTTGCAGCAGCAGTTTCAGCTGCAAGACCGCGCATACCGCGCTCAGTTTCCCGGCACGGCGTTTGAGCTTATTGTGCTGGATGGGCGCTGGGTGGGGAGGCTCTCTGTCTGGGAAGGTGCTAAAGAAATCCACTTACTGGAGATTGCTCTGCTTCCTGAAGCTCAGCGGCGGGGAATTGGGACGCAGATCATGGAGCTGCTGCTGCACCGCGCCGCCGTGCAACACAAGCCTGTGACGCTGCACGTTCAGGTCAGTAACCCGGCTTTGGCGTGGTATCAGCGGCTCGGCTTCGTCCAGCAGACTGGGGACGGTGTGTACTGGTCGATGCGCTGGGGCGCTAAAGTGCGTCTGAAAACTCTGTCATTAGAGGATGATTAA
- a CDS encoding phage tail protein — protein sequence MDPFVAEIRIFPFGFAPTGWALCNGQLIPISQNTALFSLLGTTYGGDGKSTFGLPNLQGSVPVMPGQGSGLSTYALGQSGGSANVTLLNEQMPAHTHFQMADALDPADLNIPASTRVLAQSQGVFAYQPSTANTVQMAQPSLTPVGESQPHTNVMPSLVFNFCIALQGIYPQRP from the coding sequence ATGGATCCATTCGTAGCGGAAATTCGGATTTTCCCTTTTGGTTTTGCGCCAACGGGCTGGGCGCTGTGCAACGGGCAGTTGATTCCCATTTCTCAGAACACGGCGCTGTTCTCGTTGCTGGGCACCACCTACGGCGGCGATGGGAAAAGCACGTTCGGGCTGCCTAACTTGCAAGGCAGTGTGCCGGTCATGCCGGGCCAAGGGTCTGGGCTGTCGACCTACGCGCTGGGGCAGAGCGGCGGCAGTGCGAACGTCACGTTGCTGAACGAGCAGATGCCAGCGCACACTCATTTCCAGATGGCCGATGCCCTTGACCCGGCAGACCTCAATATCCCGGCCAGCACTCGCGTCCTGGCGCAGTCTCAGGGCGTCTTTGCCTATCAGCCCAGCACCGCCAACACCGTGCAGATGGCCCAGCCATCCCTGACGCCGGTCGGTGAAAGCCAGCCACACACCAACGTGATGCCGTCGCTGGTCTTCAATTTCTGCATCGCCCTGCAAGGTATTTACCCGCAGCGCCCCTGA
- a CDS encoding phage tail protein gives MADPYIGEIRIFAGNFAPIGWAFCDGQSLAIADYDTLFNLIGTTYGGDGQSTFNLPDLRSRVPVHQGSGFILAQMGGEEQVTLSVQQMPTHTHTLAANTNAGSSASPSGALLAQTSGGVQLYYEGQATDPMNSAAILPVGGHQPHDNIQPYLCLNFIISLFGIYPSPS, from the coding sequence ATGGCCGACCCCTACATTGGAGAAATTCGGATCTTTGCCGGAAACTTTGCACCCATCGGCTGGGCTTTTTGCGACGGCCAATCCCTGGCGATCGCTGATTACGACACGCTCTTTAATCTGATTGGCACGACATATGGCGGTGATGGTCAGTCCACCTTCAACCTGCCGGACCTCCGCAGCCGTGTCCCTGTGCATCAGGGCAGCGGTTTTATCCTGGCCCAGATGGGCGGTGAGGAGCAGGTGACCCTCAGCGTTCAGCAGATGCCCACCCACACCCATACGTTGGCCGCCAACACCAATGCGGGCAGCAGCGCTTCACCTTCCGGCGCACTCCTGGCCCAGACCAGCGGCGGCGTGCAGCTGTACTACGAGGGACAAGCCACTGATCCCATGAATAGCGCCGCGATTCTTCCGGTGGGCGGCCACCAGCCGCACGACAACATCCAGCCGTACTTGTGCCTGAATTTCATCATTTCGCTGTTCGGTATTTATCCCAGCCCCAGTTAA
- a CDS encoding phage tail protein has product MAEPFLSEIRLMSFVFPPNGWALCDGQLLPINQNQALFSLLGTAYGGDGRVTFALPDLRGRVPVKESSEMIRGQKLGAPSVTLTQDQLPKHTHMVQASSNAAGTQSDPSGALLAPVNGGYGAPAALTPLEPSSVTSVGGSQPHDNMQPYLTLSFCIALTGIFPSPN; this is encoded by the coding sequence GTGGCTGAGCCGTTTTTGAGTGAAATCCGCTTGATGAGTTTCGTCTTTCCGCCCAACGGCTGGGCCCTTTGCGATGGGCAACTCTTGCCGATCAACCAGAACCAAGCACTGTTTTCCCTGCTAGGGACCGCTTACGGCGGTGATGGGCGCGTCACGTTTGCGCTGCCTGATCTACGAGGCCGCGTGCCGGTAAAAGAGAGCAGCGAGATGATACGGGGGCAGAAGCTCGGCGCACCGAGCGTCACATTGACGCAAGATCAACTGCCCAAACACACGCACATGGTACAGGCGTCCAGCAACGCGGCGGGTACGCAGTCCGATCCGTCGGGAGCGCTGCTGGCTCCGGTCAACGGTGGGTACGGCGCACCGGCTGCCCTGACCCCATTGGAACCGAGCAGCGTGACGTCGGTGGGGGGCAGCCAGCCCCATGACAACATGCAACCGTACCTCACACTGTCGTTTTGCATCGCGCTGACTGGCATTTTTCCGTCCCCGAACTGA
- a CDS encoding beta strand repeat-containing protein gives MNAHSVSPRRLHLAALLLAAPLLLLSACNMSAAPSPAAQPSSAQSPNGQSPGDAAPTSPAAPSTSLRPLGLMRITFSNIGSGDAAVKAEPLPAGVTPQSIASVGGIQLQPISTGSFVLGTRGAGGMRYLYATFKVRNASAAGVAYATNRTNLTLLAVGTLGADGMTALSSVKKFDGTPADPAVAPTILPTHGMTFDRASNRAALLGGAQDLQVYSEAEAASLPLPGGVTRAFPYGFVVRNSAVSSSRTLSANPAAGQFDGVVTIAMKLPLQASATDDPFSFSLNVEAVDDSVTRVTESPEEQGAGSGAATRASLLGAGTQVATLCGTSYSGSNDVFVGSATTAGGAGFDRRAHIGGNMALSGPVPSYAVFGNTTASVAASSGLLSNYRAYPPTPGGTAATLSAASSAGTTPGSSLNVSGDGSFSFTPKVGEGSGSTDTIGYSVSDGAGCTSPALTASAPITGRVWYAKNEAPAGGDGRSATPFQSLASAVAASSAGDTLYVYRGDGTSANQSSGLKLKANQRLIGSGAALTLGAATLRPADASGAPTLGAVSLSTNNELSGLGIVSSGTGISGSNFGTLTSSAVSVSAAGGPALDLNSGAVAGSLSSLSSTGSSAAGLNLTNLTGSLTIGGGSISGAAGSAFNVSGGSVSVTDSGSVTQGNNAALLSVSGKHSGTLTFNGALSATNGSGLQFDDADGTYNVNAAGSSLTLNGGNAGLNITNDSSGTFNFASSAGSASITNPSGTAITVNFSQPTLNYGGSITKTNGSNGLVIDGNAGGTLTFSGASKQISSTGSNVPVNLTNNNAATINFTGGGLVLSSASGTGFNASNSGTVSVSGSGNSVISSGGAAVNVFASRIGSANLNFQSVSANGGGNGIVLDNTGSIGGLKVTGTGAAGSGGTIQNTSGGDGAQTGNGVYLHNTSGVDLKDMNLSNHTNNAVYGSGVRGLTLNDVNTSGNNGSSNSLTYEESSVHLVDLGGTVSITNSVLNGGAYDGVVVRNDTGTSPVLNLTFSNNTISQMQGSVNDVRNTAFQVIANDGTANVTALSNLLTYWWGNAMQVSIQGNATGTAALRSNRALQTSGALAAAGGIEVNGGNLTFDISNNTVAFTNGTAISIDKNPGNTYLNGTISGNQVGYAAASGGPGGSPPQGGSWPSNSNSGSAAGTGIYASHTGLNTTTLKISNNTIRQINGTQAIWALIGDDQGGGGGNSGSMNATITGNNIAEEGTLVNAQRTGIIVQSGRASGVPAGSFPDKDLLCADLSGNSITNFNSRIRPNQRFNTKMSLPGYTGISGDTAGVNTYLTNRNPGTVNRAAATVSGGGGFFNTPGGAACPQPTVLP, from the coding sequence ATGAATGCCCACTCCGTGAGTCCCCGGCGTCTGCACTTGGCAGCCTTGCTGCTCGCCGCGCCGCTGCTGCTGCTGAGCGCCTGCAACATGAGCGCCGCCCCCAGCCCCGCTGCCCAACCTTCCAGTGCTCAGTCTCCCAATGGTCAATCTCCCGGCGACGCCGCGCCCACTTCGCCCGCTGCTCCCTCTACCTCGCTGCGGCCCCTGGGCCTGATGCGAATCACGTTCAGCAACATCGGCTCTGGCGACGCTGCGGTCAAGGCTGAACCCCTCCCGGCGGGTGTAACGCCTCAGAGTATCGCCTCGGTGGGCGGCATTCAGTTACAGCCTATCTCGACAGGCTCATTCGTCCTCGGCACACGCGGCGCGGGCGGCATGCGCTACCTGTATGCCACCTTCAAGGTCAGGAACGCCTCGGCAGCAGGCGTGGCCTACGCCACCAACCGCACCAACCTGACGCTGCTGGCCGTGGGAACGCTGGGTGCCGACGGGATGACGGCGCTGAGCTCAGTCAAGAAATTTGATGGCACGCCCGCTGACCCGGCGGTTGCCCCGACCATCTTGCCGACCCACGGCATGACCTTTGACCGCGCCAGCAACCGTGCAGCCTTGCTTGGCGGCGCACAAGACTTGCAGGTCTACTCGGAAGCCGAAGCGGCCTCGCTGCCGCTGCCCGGCGGAGTCACGCGGGCCTTTCCCTACGGCTTCGTGGTGCGCAACTCTGCGGTGTCCAGCAGCCGCACCCTCAGCGCCAATCCAGCCGCCGGGCAGTTTGACGGCGTCGTGACCATCGCCATGAAATTACCGCTCCAGGCCAGCGCGACCGACGATCCGTTCTCGTTTTCGCTCAACGTCGAGGCGGTAGACGACAGCGTGACCCGCGTAACCGAAAGCCCCGAAGAGCAGGGCGCGGGCAGCGGCGCAGCCACGCGGGCCAGTTTGCTGGGCGCGGGCACGCAGGTGGCGACCCTTTGCGGCACCAGTTACAGCGGTTCAAATGACGTATTTGTGGGCTCGGCCACCACGGCGGGCGGCGCAGGCTTTGACCGGCGGGCCCACATCGGCGGCAATATGGCGTTGAGCGGCCCGGTCCCCAGTTACGCCGTATTCGGCAACACCACGGCGAGCGTGGCGGCAAGCAGCGGCCTCCTCTCCAACTACAGAGCCTATCCGCCCACACCCGGCGGCACGGCAGCGACGCTCAGCGCCGCCAGCAGTGCGGGTACGACTCCCGGCAGCAGTCTGAACGTCAGCGGCGACGGCAGTTTCAGCTTCACGCCCAAAGTGGGCGAGGGGAGCGGCAGCACCGACACCATCGGTTACAGCGTATCCGACGGTGCAGGCTGCACGTCCCCGGCACTGACCGCCAGCGCCCCAATCACGGGCCGGGTCTGGTACGCCAAGAACGAAGCGCCCGCCGGGGGCGATGGCCGCTCAGCTACGCCGTTTCAGTCGCTCGCTTCGGCGGTGGCAGCGTCCAGCGCAGGTGACACGCTGTACGTTTACCGGGGCGACGGCACCAGCGCCAACCAGAGTTCGGGCCTGAAGCTCAAAGCCAATCAGCGCTTGATCGGCTCCGGTGCGGCGCTGACCCTCGGCGCGGCGACTTTAAGGCCCGCCGATGCCAGTGGAGCGCCGACGCTGGGAGCCGTCAGCCTGTCGACCAACAACGAACTCAGCGGCCTGGGGATCGTTAGCAGCGGCACCGGCATCAGCGGCAGCAACTTCGGCACCCTGACCAGCAGCGCCGTGTCGGTCAGCGCAGCGGGTGGGCCAGCCCTCGATCTGAATAGCGGCGCAGTGGCGGGCAGTCTGAGCAGTCTGTCCAGCACGGGCAGCAGTGCAGCGGGCCTCAATCTCACAAACTTGACAGGCAGCTTGACCATTGGCGGCGGCAGCATCAGCGGCGCGGCGGGCAGCGCTTTCAATGTCAGCGGGGGCAGCGTCAGTGTCACCGATAGCGGAAGCGTCACCCAGGGTAACAATGCCGCCTTGCTCAGCGTCTCCGGCAAACACAGCGGCACCCTGACCTTCAACGGAGCGCTCAGCGCCACCAACGGCTCCGGCTTGCAGTTCGACGACGCCGACGGAACGTATAACGTCAACGCAGCGGGCAGCAGCCTGACCTTAAACGGCGGCAACGCGGGCCTGAACATCACGAACGACTCAAGCGGCACCTTCAACTTTGCCAGTTCAGCGGGCAGCGCCAGCATCACCAACCCGTCGGGGACGGCCATCACGGTCAATTTCAGCCAGCCAACCCTGAACTACGGCGGCTCGATCACCAAAACCAACGGCTCCAATGGCTTGGTCATTGACGGCAACGCGGGCGGCACCCTGACCTTCAGCGGCGCGAGTAAGCAGATCAGCTCCACGGGAAGCAATGTGCCCGTCAACTTGACCAACAACAACGCGGCCACCATCAATTTCACGGGCGGCGGCCTGGTACTCAGCAGTGCCAGTGGCACCGGCTTTAACGCCAGTAATAGCGGCACGGTCAGCGTCTCGGGCAGCGGCAATAGCGTGATTTCGTCGGGCGGTGCGGCCGTCAACGTCTTCGCCAGCAGGATCGGCAGTGCCAACCTCAACTTTCAGAGCGTCTCTGCCAACGGCGGCGGCAACGGCATTGTCCTAGACAACACCGGCAGCATCGGCGGCCTGAAGGTGACCGGCACCGGCGCGGCGGGTTCAGGCGGCACCATCCAGAACACCAGTGGCGGCGACGGAGCGCAGACCGGAAACGGCGTGTACCTGCATAACACCAGCGGCGTCGACCTCAAGGACATGAACCTCAGCAATCACACCAACAACGCCGTCTACGGTTCAGGCGTGCGTGGCCTGACCCTCAACGACGTGAACACCTCCGGTAACAACGGCAGCAGCAATTCGCTGACCTATGAGGAGTCCAGCGTTCATCTGGTCGATCTGGGCGGCACCGTCAGTATCACCAACTCGGTTCTCAATGGAGGCGCGTATGACGGCGTCGTCGTTCGAAATGACACCGGTACCAGCCCGGTCCTCAATCTAACGTTCTCCAACAACACCATCTCGCAGATGCAAGGCTCCGTAAATGATGTACGGAACACCGCCTTTCAGGTCATTGCCAATGACGGCACGGCCAATGTCACGGCGCTGAGTAACTTGCTTACTTACTGGTGGGGCAACGCCATGCAGGTGTCGATTCAGGGCAATGCCACCGGCACGGCAGCGCTGCGCAGTAACAGAGCGCTTCAGACGAGTGGAGCGCTGGCCGCAGCGGGCGGAATCGAAGTCAACGGCGGCAATCTCACCTTCGATATTTCAAACAACACCGTCGCCTTCACCAACGGCACAGCCATCAGCATCGACAAGAACCCAGGAAATACGTACCTCAACGGGACCATCAGCGGCAATCAGGTGGGCTACGCGGCGGCGTCCGGCGGCCCCGGCGGCTCACCCCCTCAGGGCGGTTCGTGGCCGTCCAACAGCAATTCCGGCTCGGCGGCAGGCACCGGCATTTACGCGTCGCACACGGGCCTCAACACCACCACCCTCAAGATCAGCAACAACACCATTCGCCAGATCAACGGAACGCAGGCCATCTGGGCGCTGATCGGCGATGACCAGGGCGGCGGAGGCGGCAACAGCGGCAGTATGAACGCCACCATCACGGGCAACAACATCGCCGAGGAAGGCACGTTGGTCAACGCTCAGCGTACTGGGATCATTGTGCAGTCGGGCCGTGCGTCCGGCGTTCCAGCAGGGAGCTTTCCTGATAAAGATCTGCTCTGCGCCGATCTTTCTGGCAACAGCATCACCAACTTCAACTCCCGGATTCGTCCGAATCAGCGCTTTAACACCAAGATGTCCTTGCCCGGCTACACTGGAATCAGCGGGGATACGGCGGGGGTCAATACCTACTTGACCAATCGCAATCCTGGGACAGTAAATCGGGCGGCGGCCACCGTGTCTGGTGGTGGCGGCTTCTTCAATACCCCCGGAGGTGCTGCCTGTCCCCAACCGACCGTCTTGCCCTGA